A genomic stretch from Mastacembelus armatus chromosome 7, fMasArm1.2, whole genome shotgun sequence includes:
- the clcn6 gene encoding chloride transport protein 6 — translation MACCGNCFCFQCCCREGETRTPEELTILGEIRDEEDEILPRKDYESLDYDRCINEPYVEVLEGMDNKKARRYEAVRWMMVFAIGVTVGLVGLFVDFFVHLFTKIKFSVVGDSVEKCSDKGCLPLSLLELLAFNMTFVFIASMLVLIEPVAAGSGIPEIKSYLNGVKIPGIVRLRTFLCKAAGVLFSVAGGLFVGKEGPMIHSGAIVGAGLPQFQSITFKRINFDFPYFRSDRDKRDFVSAGAAAGVAAAFGAPIGGTLFSLEEGSSFWNQALTWKVLFCSMSATFTLNFFRSGINFNKWGSFQLPGLLNFGEFKCADGDKNCHLWTAVDLAFFVLMGVVGGLLGALFNCMNKSLAKYRFRHIHPKAKFIRVLESLLVAMVTTVVIFAASMLLGECRELSSPTTQNTTVTGSEDINSTVRQFFCTNKSYNDMATLFFNPQEAAIHQLFHQDGTFSPVTLSIFFVLYFLLACWTYGVSVPSGLFVPSLLCGAAFGRLVANILKVKLGMHIYSGTFALIGAAAFLGGVVRMTISLTVILIESTNEITYGLPIMITLMVAKWTGDFFNKGIYDIHIQLRGVPLLEWETEVEMDKLTASDIMETNLTYVYPHTRVQSLVSILRTTVYHAFPVVTENRQNERDFMKGNILVSNNIRFKKSSVVSRAGEQRRRCQSMKSYPSSELRNVCDEQNAVAEPAEEGEDLLQQMLERRHAPYPNLYPDQSPSEEWTMEERFRPLTFHGLILRSQLVNLLIRGVCYAENQSSATQPRLSYAEMTEDYPRFPDIHDLDLTLLNPRMIVDVTPYMNPCPYTVSPNTRISQVFNLFRTMGLRHLPVVNAAGEIVGIITRHNLTHEFLMAKLRQHYITV, via the exons ATGGCGTGTTGtggaaactgtttttgtttccagtgttgctgcagagaaggagaaacacGGACACCAGAAGAACTG ACAATCCTTGGGGAAATCCGAGATGAAGAAGATGAGATTCTACCAAGGAAAGACTATGAG AGCTTGGATTATGACCGCTGCATCAATGAGCCCTATGTGGAGGTTTTGGAAGGGATGGACAACAAG AAAGCCAGAAGGTATGAAGCAGTACGGTGGATGATGGTGTTTGCTATCGGGGTCACAGTGGGTCTG GTGGGCCTGTTTGTGGATTTCTTTGTACACCTCTTCACCAAAATCAAATTTTCTGTGGTTGGCGATT CTGTAGAGAAGTGCAGTGACAAAGgctgtctccctctgtctctgctggagCTCCTGGCATTCAACATGACCTTCGTCTTCATCGCCAGCATGCTTGTCCTCATTGAG CCAGTAGCGGCAGGTTCGGGGATCCCGGAGATTAAAAGTTACCTGAATGGAGTGAAGATTCCTGGAATCGTGCGGCTGCGAACGTTTCTTTGCAAGGCTGCTGGAGTCCTGTTCAGTGTTGCTGGAG GTCTGTTTGTGGGGAAAGAAGGTCCGATGATACACAGTGGAGCCATCGTGGGAGCTGGTCTTCCTCAG TTCCAGAGCATCACATTCAAGAGGATCAATTTTGATTTTCCCTATTTCCGCAGTGACAG GGACAAGCGAGACTTTGTGTCAGCGGGCGCAGCTGCAGGAGTCGCCGCCGCCTTTGGTGCTCCCATAGGTGGCACCCTGTTCAGTCTGGAGGAGGGCTCCTCTTTTTGGAACCAAGCTCTCACTTGGAAAGTG cTCTTCTGCTCCATGTCGGCCACTTTCACCCTCAACTTCTTCCGCTCAGGGATCAACTTCAACAAGTGGGGCTCCTTCCAGCTACCTGGTCTGCTCAACTTTGGAGAGTTCAAG TGTGCTGATGGAGATAAGAACTGCCACCTGTGGACAGCAGTGGACCTGGCTTTCTTTGTCCTGATGGGGGTGGTGGGTGGCCTGCTGGGTGCGCTCTTCAACTGCATGAACAAGAGCCTGGCAAAGTATCGATTCAGACACATCCACCCCAAGGCCAAGTTCATCAG AGTCCTGGAGAGTCTgctggttgccatggtgacaacAGTGGTCATATTTGCAGCTTCCATGCTGTTGGGCGAATGTCGTGAACTGTCCTCCCCCACAACCCAAAATACCACG gtgaCCGGCAGTGAGGATATCAACTCAACTGTCCGCCAGTTCTTTTGCACCAACAAGAGCTACAACGACATGGCCACGTTGTTCTTCAACCCCCAGGAGGCTGCCATTCACCAGCTCTTCCACCAGGACG GTACCTTCAGCCCGGTGACCCTGTCCATCTTCTTCGTACTGTACTTCCTGTTGGCTTGTTGGACGTACGGTGTGTCCGTACCCAGCGGGCTCTTTGTCCCGTCGTTGCTCTGTGGAGCAGCATTTGGACGTCTGGTTGCCAACATCCTCAAAGT GAAACTGGGAATGCACATCTACTCAGGCACCTTTGCGCTCATTGGAGCCGCCGCCTTCCTCGGAGGCGTGGTCAGAATGACCATCAGTCTGACTGTCATCCTCATCGAATCCACCAATGAAATCACGTACGGGCTGCCCATCATGATCACTCTAATG GTTGCCAAGTGGACTGGAGATTTCTTCAACAAGGGCATCTATGACATCCACATCCAGCTGAGAGGAGTGCCGCTACTGGAGTGGGAGACCGAGGTCGAGATGGACAA GCTGACAGCCAGTGACATCATGGAGACCAACTTGACCTACGTGTACCCCCACACCCGAGTGCAGTCTCTGGTCAGCATCCTGCGCACCACCGTCTACCACGCCTTCCCTGTGGTCACTGAAAACCGGCAGAATGAGCGGGACTTCATGAAGGGCAACATCCTGGTCAGCAACAACATACGCTTCAAG aaATCCAGCGTCGTGTCCCGTGCAGGGGAGCAGCGCCGGCGCTGCCAGTCCATGAAGTCGTATCCGTCCAGCGAGCTGAGGAATGTTTGCGACGAGCAGAACGCCGTGGCGGAGCCTGCAGAGGAGGGCGAGGACCTGCTGCAGCAGATGTTAGAGAGGAG GCATGCTCCGTACCCCAACCTGTACCCAGATCAGTCTCCCAGTGAGGAGTGGACCATGGAGGAGCGATTCAGACCGCTCACCTTCCACGGCCTCATCCTGCGCTCCCAGCTGGTCAACCTGCTAATCAGAGGGGTGTGCTACGCCGAGAACCAGTCG AGTGCGACTCAGCCTCGGTTGTCCTATGCAGAGATGACTGAAGATTACCCACGTTTCCCTGACATCCATGACTTGGACCTCACCCTGCTCAACCCCCGCATGATAGTG GATGTCACCCCCTACATGAACCCATGTCCCTACACGGTGTCACCCAACACCCGCATCTCCCAGGTGTTCAACCTGTTCAGGACCATGGGCCTGCGACACCTACCCGTGGTCAACGCTGCTGGAGAA ATTGTTGGAATAATCACAAGACATAATTTAACCCATGAGTTCCTTATGGCCAAACTGCGACAGCACTACATCACAGTTTGA
- the mthfr gene encoding methylenetetrahydrofolate reductase (NADPH), with amino-acid sequence MVNQVQRDGGSWQSCKSDSSGASNSGGESSKESSRCSTPVLDADRADRLRDKMRRRMDSGDRWFSLEFFPPRTASGAVNLISRFDRMGSGGPLFIDITWHPSGDPGSDKETSSMMIASTAVNYCGLESILHLTCCNQTKEKITGHLAKAKHLGLKNIMALRGDPMGTDWEEEEGGFNYAVDLVKHIRSEFDDYFDICVAGYPTGHPEAQSYEQDLRHLKEKVDAGADFIITQLFFRADTFLKFLDDCRANGITCPILPGIFPIQGYQSLRQLVKLSKLEVPEEITKVIEPIKDNDAAIRNYGIHQAVEICRVLLDSGKVPGLHFYTLNREVATIEVLRQLGLWKEDPRRPLPWAISAHPKRKVEDVRPIFWASRPKSYIYRTQDWDEFPNGRWGNSSSPAFGELNDYYLFYLKSKSSKDALLQMWGKELMNEDSVYEVFTCYITGQPNRNGHKVMCLPWNDDPLAPETNLLKDELEKVNRRGVLTINSQPNINGKPSADPIVGWGPAGGYVFQKAYLEFFTSSENVNALLKVLKKYEPRVNYHIVNVHGRNLTNAPDLQPNAVTWGIFPGREIVQPTVVDPVSFMYWKDEAFALWIEQWAKLYEDESPSRMIIKYIHDNYFLVNLVDNDFPLQSCLWQVIDDMFELLDAPTEPLRDITV; translated from the exons ATGGTGAACCAGGTTCAACGAGACGGTGGCAGTTGGCAGTCATGCAAAAGCGACTCCAGCGGAGCCAGCAACAGCGGCGGGGAGAGCTCCAAGGAGAGCTCCCGGTGCTCTACTCCGGTGCTCGACGCGGATCGGGCGGACAGGTTGCGGGATAAGATGCGGAGGAGGATGGACTCCGGAGACCGCTGGTTCTCGCTGGAGTTCTTCCCTCCACGTACGGCCAGTGGAGCTGTCAACCTCATCTCGAG ATTTGACCGTATGGGCTCTGGAGGTCCCCTGTTTATCGACATTACCTGGCACCCATCAGGCGACCCTGGCTCAGACAAGGAAACCTCCTCCATGATGATCGCCAGCACAGCGGTCAACTACTGCGGCCTGGAGAGCATCCTCCACCTGACCTGCTGCAACCAAACCAAAGAGAAGATCACTGGCCACCTGGCCAAAGCCAAGCACCTGGGCCTCAAGAACATCATGGCACTTAGAGGAG ACCCAATGGGCACAGactgggaggaagaggaaggaggctTCAACTACGCCGTCGACCTTGTTAAACACATCCGATCAGAGTTTGATGACTACTTTGACATCTGTGTTGCTG GCTACCCCACGGGCCACCCTGAGGCCCAGAGCTATGAGCAGGATCTCAGACACCTGAAGGAGAAGGTTGACGCTGGAGCAGACTTTATCATCACCCAGCTCTTTTTCAGGGCGGACACTTTCCTCAAGTTTTTGGATGACTGCAGAGCAAACGGCATCACATGTCCCATCCTACCAGGAATCTTTCCAATTCAG GGTTACCAGTCCCTACGTCAACTTGTCAAGCTGTCGAAGCTGGAGGTCCCAGAGgagatcaccaaagtcattgAGCCCATCAAAGACAATGATGCTGCTATCCGCAACTATGGCATCCACCAGGCGGTAGAGATTTGCCGTGTTCTGCTGGACAGTGGCAAAGTACCAGGTCTTCACTTCTACACACTGAACCGAGAGGTCGCCACCATCGAGGTGCTCCGACAGCTGGGCCTGTGGAAAGAAGACCCCAG gcGACCTCTTCCCTGGGCCATCAGTGCTCATCCCAAACGGAAGGTGGAAGATGTTCGACCCATTTTCTGGGCATCCAGGCCCAAGAGCTACATCTACAGGACCCAGGACTGGGATGAGTTCCCCAACGGCAGATG GGGAAACTCCTCATCACCAGCCTTTGGCGAGCTAAATGACTATTACCTGTTCTACTTGAAGAGTAAGTCATCCAAAGATGCGCTGCTGCAGATGTGGGGGAAGGAGCTGATGAACGAAGACAGCGTCTACGAAGTGTTCACCTGTTACATCACAGGCCAACCGAACCGCAACGGACACAAG GTGATGTGTCTGCCTTGGAACGACGATCCTCTGGCTCCAGAGACCAACCTGCTGAAGGACGAGCTGGAGAAGGTGAACAGACGAGGAGTCCTCACCATCAACTCCCAGCCCAACATTAACGGAAAACCCTCCGCAGACCCTATCGTAGGCTGGGGACCTGCAGGGGGCTACGTCTTTCAGAAG GCTTATCTGGAGTTCTTCACCTCCAGTGAAAATGTGAACGCTCTCCTCAAAGTACTGAAGAAGTATGAGCCCCGTGTCAACTACCACATTGTTAACGTGCAC GGCCGTAACCTGACCAACGCCCCTGACCTGCAGCCCAACGCTGTGACCTGGGGGATCTTCCCTGGCAGAGAGATTGTTCAGCCTACTGTAGTGGACCCCGTCAGCTTTATGTATTGGAAG GACGAGGCCTTTGCCCTGTGGATCGAACAGTGGGCCAAACTCTACGAAGACGAGTCTCCCTCACGCATGATCATCAAGTATATTCACGACAACTACTTCCTGGTCAATCTGGTGGACAATGACTTTCCCCTGCAGAGCTGCCTGTGGCAAGTCATTGATGATATGTTTGAGCTGCTCGATGCTCCTACAGAGCCGCTCAGGGATATAACAGTCTGA
- the LOC113145432 gene encoding solute carrier family 2, facilitated glucose transporter member 1-like: MECIGQVTPQLMLAVGTAVIGSLQFGYNTGVINAPQNIIESFYNETWSGRFSEPISKTTLTALWSLSVAIFSVGGMFGSFSVGIFANHFGRRNSMLMANVLAFIAAGFMGSSKLAASFEMLIIGRFIVGLHSGLSTGFVPMYVEEISPTSLRGALGTLHQLGVVVGILMAQVFGIDFIMGNDSLWPLLLGFPLLPAVLQCALLPLCPESPRYLLINCNEESKARSILMKLRGTDEVSEDMQEMKEESQQMMREKKVTIPELFRSPIYRQPIMVAIMLQLSQQLSGINAVFYYSTGIFERAGVSQPVYATIGAGVVNTIFTVVSLFVVEHVGRRPLHLIGLMGMAVSAVFLTAAMALLDQLGWMCYVSMVAVFCFVAFFEIGPGPIPWFIVSELFSQGPRPAAVAVAGFSNWSANFLVGMGFQYVEQLCGPYVFIIFTVLLLGFFVFTYFTVPETKGRTFDEIAAGFRQSAGHGPDKYSAPEEFNSLRGDDPDL; the protein is encoded by the exons ATGGAGTGCATCGGCCAG GTGACACCCCAGCTGATGTTGGCCGTGGgcacagctgtgattggctctCTGCAGTTTGGCTACAACACAGGCGTCATCAATGCACCTCAAAAT atcATTGAGAGCTTCTACAATGAGACGTGGAGCGGCAGGTTTTCAGAGCCCATCTCTAAGACCACCTTAACAGCTCTGTGGTCGCTCTCTGTGGCCATCTTCTCCGTGGGGGGGATGTTCGGCTCCTTCTCTGTCGGCATCTTCGCCAACCACTTCGGCAG GAGGAACTCCATGCTCATGGCCAATGTGCTCGCCTTTATTGCTGCCGGGTTTATGGGTTCCTCCAAGCTGGCTGCTTCCTTTGAGATGCTCATCATCGGGCGTTTCATCGTGGGTCTCCACTCTGGCCTCTCCACCGGCTTTGTGCCCATGTACGTGGAGGAAATCTCCCCCACATCTCTGCGTGGAGCTTTAGGGACTCTCCATCAGCTTGGAGTGGTGGTCGGCATCCTCATGGCACAG gtCTTTGGGATTGATTTCATCATGGGGAATGACTCGCTGTGGCCCCTCCTGTTGGGTTTCCCTCTGCTGCcagcagtgctgcagtgtgCCCTGCTGCCCCTCTGCCCCGAGAGCCCCCGATACCTCCTCATCAACTGCAACGAGGAGAGCAAAGCCCGCAGCA TCTTGATGAAGCTGCGGGGCACGGACGAGGTGAGCGAGGACATGCaggagatgaaggaggagagcCAGCAGATGATGAGGGAGAAGAAGGTGACCATCCCCGAATTGTTCCGCTCCCCAATCTATCGTCAGCCCATCATGGTTGCCATCATGCTGCAGCTCTCACAGCAGCTGTCTGGAATCAACGCT GTGTTTTACTACTCGACTGGGATCTTTGAGCGGGCGGGTGTGTCCCAGCCAGTCTATGCCACCATTGGTGCAGGCGTAGTCAACACTATCTTCACTGTGGTGTCT CTCTTTGTGGTGGAGCATGTGGGCAGGAGGCCTCTTCACCTCATCGGTTTGATGGGGATGGCGGTGTCAGCCGTGTTCCTGACTGCTGCCATGGCCCTGCTG GACCAGCTCGGGTGGATGTGCTACGTCAGCATGGTTGCCGTCTTCTGCTTTGTAGCGTTTTTTGAAATCGGCCCCGGCCCCATCCCCTGGTTCATTGTGTCAGAGCTCTTCAGCCAGGGGCCCCggcctgctgctgttgcagtcGCTGGTTTCTCCAACTGGTCTGCCAACTTTTTAGTGGGGATGGGCTTCCAGTATGTGGAG CAACTCTGCGGCCCTTACgtcttcatcatcttcactgTCCTGCTGCTCGGCTTCTTCGTCTTCACCTACTTCACGGTGCCGGAGACCAAGGGCCGCACCTTTGATGAGATTGCAGCTGGCTTCCGGCAGTCGGCTGGTCATGGTCCTGACAAGTACTCGGCCCCCGAAGAGTTTAACTCGCTCAGGGGGGACGACCCGGACCTTTAA